aaatcatAGAAATAACTATGCGCCTATTACAGTCTATCAAATATACCCTTAGTAATTGTGGATGACCATAATGCCAAGAGTATGTGATggtgaaaattttattgttaaattagGAAAAATTGATTGAGAAAGTATTTATGAAGGGAAATTTTAACGAATGTTTTAAAGGTataattgattaagaaatatttttaaaaacatttttaaggaaaaataataaaataattgattttcttatcagttttttatctttcttataaaagtgatgttaaaatatttttaaaataatttattaacaattatcctAAAAATTTAACATGGTCCATTTATGAATTATCCATCTTATTTATTTGGtaataaatatttgaaatttatttaattttattttgtacgTATCTTTTGGATAACTTTAATTGATGAGGGAGGATGTTGATTGATCCACTTGTAAGTTATGGATCAGGATGGATCAAAATGGACGGCCCAGATTGAAGCGGACATTCCAGTGGACAGTAGTAGACTGGAATCGAAAAGTCGCAAATTCggggaagaaggaagaaaggtGTGAACTGTGAAACCCCACTGGTCATTCTCAGCTCAGACCACCCAACTTCATTCTTTCCTCCCCTCCTCCACATTTGACCTTTTCCCACCTTCTTGAATTTTCGATTCTTTTGACCCCTCCATCCATCCATCCATCTCTCTCCTATATCCATCTACCCAAAAAACACTCAAGTTGTcgcaaaacaaaaaatgggtGCGAGTAGCGATCCGACCCAAGACGGATCCGACGAGCAACAAAAGCGGTCAGAGATATACACGTACGAGGCGCCGTGGCACGTCTACGCCATGAACTGGAGCGTCCGCCGCGACAAGAAGTACCGTCTAGCCATCGCGAGCCTCCTCGAGCAGTTCCCCAACCGGGTCGAGATAGTCCAGCTCGACGACTCCAACGGCGAGATCCGATCCGACCCGAACCTCTCTTTCGAGCACCCGTACCCGCCGACCAAAACCATCTTCATCCCCGACAAGGAGTGCACCAAGCCCGACCTCCTCGCCACCTCCAGCGACTTCCTCCGCGTTTGGCGGATCTCCGACGACCGCGTCGAGCTCAAGAGCCTCCTTAACGGGAACAAGAACAGCGATTTCTGCGGGCCTTTGACCTCCTTCGATTGGAACGAGGCTGAGCCGAAGCGAATCGGGACTTCGAGCATTGACACCACGTGTACCATCTGGGACATCGAGCGTGAAGTTGTGGACACCCAACTCATCGCCCACGACAAAGAGGTGTACGATATTGCTTGGGGTGGTGTTGGGGTTTTCGCTTCTGTTTCAGCCGATGGGTCTGTTCGTGTTTTCGATCTTCGCGACAAGGAACACTCGACTATCATCTATGAAAGCTCTGAGCCCGACACGCCTTTGGTTCGACTAGGATGGAACAAGCAGGATCCTAGGTACATGGCCACTATTATCATGGACAGTGCTAAGGTTGTTGTGCTTGACATTCGCTTTCCTACGTTGCCTGTTGTGGAATTGCAGAGACACCAAGCTTCTGTCAATGCGATTGCTTGGGCTCCACATAGTTCTTGCCACATCTGTACGGCTGGGGATGATTCTCAGGCTTTGATTTGGGACTTGTCCTCTATGGGTCAGCCTGTCGAGGGTGGATTGGATCCCATTCTTGCTTACACTGCCGGGGCCGAGATTGAGCAGCTTCAGTGGTCGTCTT
This DNA window, taken from Quercus robur chromosome 2, dhQueRobu3.1, whole genome shotgun sequence, encodes the following:
- the LOC126714456 gene encoding WD repeat-containing protein LWD1 — protein: MGASSDPTQDGSDEQQKRSEIYTYEAPWHVYAMNWSVRRDKKYRLAIASLLEQFPNRVEIVQLDDSNGEIRSDPNLSFEHPYPPTKTIFIPDKECTKPDLLATSSDFLRVWRISDDRVELKSLLNGNKNSDFCGPLTSFDWNEAEPKRIGTSSIDTTCTIWDIEREVVDTQLIAHDKEVYDIAWGGVGVFASVSADGSVRVFDLRDKEHSTIIYESSEPDTPLVRLGWNKQDPRYMATIIMDSAKVVVLDIRFPTLPVVELQRHQASVNAIAWAPHSSCHICTAGDDSQALIWDLSSMGQPVEGGLDPILAYTAGAEIEQLQWSSSQPDWVAIAFSTKLQILRV